One Bacteroidota bacterium genomic window, GCGCTCAAGTCAAAACCACGAAAGGTGGTACTTGCAAGAATGTTTAGCTGGTGACGCCGGTCGTGGGGAGGGCGGAAATCGAGCCGGTCGGTGCCATACCAGAGCGGGAGCGAGGCTTGTTTGGCTGTGTACCTTACGCCGGAAAGGCCGTAGTTGAGGTAGCCGTAGAAATTCTTCCTGCGAACTTCCACCCGGAGATCCCAGCCCAATGCGCGGCCTGAAGCACGTTGCATGCGGGTCGTGAAACGGGGGAAGGAGGTCCACTCTGCAATGTATACGTTGTCGAAGTTTTTGTAGAAGGCTTCAGTACCAATCTCAATCCATGGTGCCGGGTGGAAGCGGTAGCCGACTACCGCATGAGAGGCACTGGTGATTTCGTCGGAAGGTGCGCTCACCCAGGCAGTAAAAATGTTGGTTGCATCGCGACGGTCCGTAAGGCCGATGACCTCCTGGTGGTACAATCCAAAGGCACCACTGATTTCATGTGGCCCTTTTTCCCAGACAATGCGTGCGCGCGGTTCAACAAACCGGTTGGTTCTGTTTCCGGTAAACATCATGGCAACCAAGCCAACGCGCGCCCTGAGTTGGGCATTGATGTGGACATCGGGCTCGATGTAAAGTCCGATTTTATGCCGCTTACCAATTCCTATCTGTAAATCCTGGTACAGGCCGCCAAGCTCGGTTTCGAGTGCCGGCGCACGGGTGAATATGCCGTACTTCCATTCTGTGCGGCCAATGAAATTGGTGAAGTTTACCGCGTAATTGAAGCTGTTGAAATCTGAAGAACGGACAGGGTCCTCATCGGGGCCCACTTCCGACCGCATCCGGGATACTGAAAACAGTAGTTCACCAAGGAAAGGCTTGGATCCGGAAAGGAACAGATACCGCATCCCGAAAGCCGTGTTGCTCCATCTAATTTCATCGAGCACGCGGTCTACAGACGGTTCACCAAGTTTGCCCCTGTCGTGGGTGTTGATGAAACTGAAAGAAAGCTGGGAGTTCTCTGAAATGTAGGTGTGAAACTTGGCAAACGCATCGCCAAAATTGTACGGGAGGTCTTCAGAAATATAGTTCTGTGCGCCTTGTCTTATCACAGACTGGCGGATAGATCCGAGGATGGAAGTTCGGCCAGAGAAAAGCGGCCCTTCGATGGTTGCTGCGCTCACAAAGGGCGCAATAGAAGCACTGCCCTGGTATTGTTTTTTATTGCCGTTGCGGGTATAGACGTCGATGACTGAAGAAATACGTCCGTTGAACTGGCTGCCAAAGCCGCCGGCATACACATCAGCCCGGTTGATAATATCTGCGGGAAACGCAGAATAGAAACCCAGGATGTGAAAGGGCTGGTGAACATACATGCCGTCAATCAGCGCCATGTTGTGTGAGGGCTCGCCCCCTCGAATAAACACTTGCCCACCCCGGTCACCAACGGCAACCACACCTGGCAATGTTGTAAGGTATGTGGCAAGGTCACCCGATACGTCGGGTGCTGGTACTAGTTCGATGTCTTGCGGACGTACCGATTGCAGGCCGGCTGTCACCCGCGCTGCGCCACCGGGTAACTCGGCTTCAACCATCACTTCGCCGAGTTGGGATTGCCTGGTTTGAAGCTCTACATCCATTGATGTAATGGTGCCAGAGCGCAAAAGCAGGGTATCTCTGTGAATGTCGTAGCCAATGTAGGATACCTGGAAAACGTAGCGTCCAGGTGGCACGCGAGACAGGGCATACACCCCGTCATTGTCCGTTACTGTACCATAAAATCCACCTTCCCCGTTATCGAGTACCACGTTGACGCCTTGCAGCGATTCGCCGTCCTCGGCATCCGTGACAAACCCGCGTATGGTTGCAGATTGCCCCATTGCTTGTTGGTATAGGCCGGCACAGAAGAGCAGCGTCGCCAGGAGTAATGCAGTCCGCCACATCGCGGTAGGTGCATCAGAGGAGTGGAACAGAAAAGCGCGCATGCGGCAAGTGGAAAATGGGAAGAATGGAGTAATATAGACGCTGAACTTGAAGGATACTATGGCAACAAAAATACCCTGCAACTCAGGCGTGTGACCAGTTTTCAGGGTCTGATGAATCACCGGGTGACAGGCCGAGGATATCGTTTTTCAGAGATACGCCAAGCCCGAGCACTGTTCGGTTTGCATAGGCAAAATAGCTTGCTACCTGGTTGATCTCGAGGATCATCCCGTCGTCGTAGCCGGCTTCCCGAAGCGTTTCGATCA contains:
- a CDS encoding TonB-dependent receptor produces the protein MRAFLFHSSDAPTAMWRTALLLATLLFCAGLYQQAMGQSATIRGFVTDAEDGESLQGVNVVLDNGEGGFYGTVTDNDGVYALSRVPPGRYVFQVSYIGYDIHRDTLLLRSGTITSMDVELQTRQSQLGEVMVEAELPGGAARVTAGLQSVRPQDIELVPAPDVSGDLATYLTTLPGVVAVGDRGGQVFIRGGEPSHNMALIDGMYVHQPFHILGFYSAFPADIINRADVYAGGFGSQFNGRISSVIDVYTRNGNKKQYQGSASIAPFVSAATIEGPLFSGRTSILGSIRQSVIRQGAQNYISEDLPYNFGDAFAKFHTYISENSQLSFSFINTHDRGKLGEPSVDRVLDEIRWSNTAFGMRYLFLSGSKPFLGELLFSVSRMRSEVGPDEDPVRSSDFNSFNYAVNFTNFIGRTEWKYGIFTRAPALETELGGLYQDLQIGIGKRHKIGLYIEPDVHINAQLRARVGLVAMMFTGNRTNRFVEPRARIVWEKGPHEISGAFGLYHQEVIGLTDRRDATNIFTAWVSAPSDEITSASHAVVGYRFHPAPWIEIGTEAFYKNFDNVYIAEWTSFPRFTTRMQRASGRALGWDLRVEVRRKNFYGYLNYGLSGVRYTAKQASLPLWYGTDRLDFRPPHDRRHQLNILASTTFRGFDLSARWNFGSGLPYNRVVGFDGFVLLDGVQDIFEVRDDRRVIYDLPFRGILPTYHRLDISADRKFEFENLDLTVQAGIINVYNRRNLLALDIFTLRRTDQLPIIPTVGLKVEL